In one window of Nesterenkonia sandarakina DNA:
- a CDS encoding histidine kinase, producing the protein MRGSAMLAAGVTLIWVLVYLGTQVFADPALPMLPTLGLGLGLTVAAVLGYPSALRGASGRRRQRPVSPREVEVSRGVRNLAAAGRSMPLRAGLTPEAARRTCELLRPMLSGDAVSITDREQILAYVGPGADHHREGAQMQTSAAPRTIAKGKTQVVRDRAGVGCRKPDCEVTSAVIVPLRVGARVIGTLGVYQAEAEIPPRQLVEDMAAMLSLHLELAELDREKQLATDARLNALRAQINPHFLFNILNTIASKARTRPDEARELLLRLSEFFRYAVRQEGHYAEFAQEYYFVRTYVSLEQARFGDRLKVRYDIDPQVLTTRVPVLMIQPLVENAVKHGIAGKPAGGTVHLRARVDPLARTTSIRVSDDGVGMASEVLAQMADGAGRLGGGEAPPEDPNHAGVGLQNITERLNSLFGDRYELAISTPRTGGTVVELQIPLR; encoded by the coding sequence ATGCGAGGTAGCGCGATGCTGGCGGCCGGGGTGACGCTGATCTGGGTGCTGGTCTATCTCGGCACCCAGGTCTTCGCCGACCCGGCGCTGCCGATGCTGCCCACTCTGGGGCTCGGGCTCGGGCTCACGGTGGCAGCGGTGCTGGGCTACCCCTCGGCGCTGCGCGGGGCTTCCGGTCGGCGTCGTCAGCGGCCGGTCTCGCCGCGGGAGGTCGAGGTCAGCCGCGGGGTGCGCAACCTCGCCGCCGCGGGTCGCTCGATGCCGCTGCGCGCAGGGCTCACCCCGGAGGCCGCCCGGCGCACCTGTGAGCTGCTGCGCCCGATGCTCTCCGGGGACGCGGTCTCGATCACCGACCGCGAGCAGATCCTGGCCTATGTGGGACCCGGTGCCGATCATCATCGCGAGGGTGCCCAGATGCAGACCTCTGCGGCCCCCCGCACGATCGCCAAGGGCAAGACCCAGGTGGTCCGCGACCGTGCCGGGGTGGGCTGCCGGAAGCCCGACTGCGAGGTCACCTCGGCGGTGATCGTGCCGCTGCGTGTGGGGGCCCGGGTGATCGGGACCCTCGGGGTCTACCAGGCCGAGGCCGAGATCCCGCCGCGTCAGCTGGTCGAGGACATGGCCGCGATGCTCTCTCTGCACCTGGAGCTCGCGGAGCTGGACCGGGAGAAGCAGCTCGCCACCGACGCGCGGCTCAACGCGCTGCGCGCCCAGATCAACCCGCACTTCCTGTTCAACATCCTCAACACCATCGCCTCGAAGGCTCGCACCCGGCCCGATGAGGCCCGCGAGCTGCTGCTGCGACTCTCCGAGTTCTTCCGCTACGCGGTGCGCCAGGAGGGGCACTACGCCGAGTTCGCGCAGGAGTACTACTTCGTGCGCACCTATGTCTCGCTGGAGCAGGCGCGGTTCGGAGACCGGCTGAAGGTCCGCTACGACATCGACCCCCAGGTGCTCACCACCCGGGTGCCGGTGCTGATGATCCAGCCGCTGGTGGAGAACGCGGTCAAGCACGGCATCGCGGGCAAACCTGCGGGCGGGACCGTGCACCTGCGGGCCAGAGTGGATCCGCTGGCCCGCACCACCAGCATCCGGGTCAGCGACGACGGCGTCGGGATGGCCTCAGAGGTGCTGGCGCAGATGGCCGACGGCGCCGGTCGTCTGGGCGGCGGCGAGGCGCCTCCGGAAGACCCGAACCACGCCGGGGTCGGGCTGCAGAACATCACCGAACGGCTGAACTCGCTCTTCGGCGACCGCTATGAGCTGGCCATCTCCACTCCGCGCACCGGAGGCACCGTGGTGGAGCTGCAGATACCGCTGCGGTGA
- a CDS encoding BCCT family transporter, protein MASQPEARLRDWSPADAWRGLNKPVFIPAVLIIVIGLIFATIWGSANGADAFETLNATIVDTIGWWYVLIATGFVVFALWAGLSKVGNIRLGRDDEKPEFSLGSWFTMLFAAGMGIGLVFWGVAEPLWHFIAPPDVTGAVGTDAAGEVVTAGDSAAMGTAMGQSIFHWGLHAWAIYVVVGLGLAYMTFRRGRPLSVRWLLEPIFGRKLIESWVGHVIDVVAIVGTVFGIVTSLGIGTQQIAAGLGFMGWIEDPANTVLLTVIIVVIMAIATFSVITGVNKGLKWLSNFNMVMAAILALFVLAAGPTLFLLQAFVGNLGEYLMAFPQLMFETSANYVGGEDAGWSGDWTIYYWGWWMSWSPFVGMFIARISRGRTIRQFVMGVLLAPTLVSILWFTIFGSSGIYYQMTEGVMVQDGNVDTVGATFSLLEQLPLASITAVVAILVIAIFFITSGDSGSLVTDVLSYGGRTDTPKLTRVFWTIFIAITAIVLLAAGGEAADAALRVLQVTSIAAAAPLSIVMVLAVIAQIRMFTYETQTMPRYVRIRPTASKTALVDTARHGVEGDSTREVHRNLRSMVTGQRAALKGFFGSTSATLSGLEKPASKQADAPDEFSADDMVFAIQDVPAHSTVVNPDTGTIGWDEDVAYHDPIADQVFETPEFAESATGQQWESEQIYEEAVGNGESESTPGTTPEENSKR, encoded by the coding sequence ATGGCTTCGCAACCCGAAGCTCGACTACGGGACTGGTCGCCAGCCGATGCCTGGCGCGGCCTGAACAAGCCCGTATTCATCCCGGCGGTGCTCATCATCGTCATCGGCCTGATCTTTGCCACCATCTGGGGCTCAGCCAACGGTGCCGATGCCTTTGAGACGCTCAACGCCACCATCGTGGACACGATCGGCTGGTGGTACGTCCTGATCGCCACCGGGTTCGTCGTCTTCGCCCTCTGGGCCGGCCTGTCCAAGGTGGGCAACATCCGGCTGGGCCGCGACGACGAGAAGCCTGAGTTCTCCCTGGGCTCCTGGTTCACCATGCTCTTCGCCGCCGGCATGGGCATCGGACTCGTCTTCTGGGGCGTGGCCGAGCCGCTGTGGCACTTCATCGCTCCCCCGGACGTCACCGGCGCCGTCGGCACCGACGCCGCCGGCGAGGTCGTGACCGCCGGGGATTCGGCGGCCATGGGCACCGCCATGGGCCAGTCGATCTTCCACTGGGGCTTGCACGCCTGGGCCATCTACGTGGTTGTCGGGCTGGGCCTGGCCTACATGACCTTCCGCCGCGGACGTCCGCTCTCGGTCCGCTGGCTCTTGGAACCGATCTTCGGTCGCAAGCTGATCGAATCCTGGGTCGGGCACGTGATCGACGTGGTCGCCATCGTGGGCACGGTCTTCGGCATCGTGACCTCCCTGGGCATCGGCACGCAGCAGATCGCGGCCGGCCTGGGCTTCATGGGCTGGATCGAGGATCCTGCCAACACCGTCCTGCTGACCGTGATCATCGTGGTCATCATGGCGATCGCCACCTTCTCGGTGATCACGGGAGTGAACAAGGGCCTGAAGTGGCTCTCGAACTTCAACATGGTCATGGCCGCGATCCTGGCCCTGTTCGTGCTCGCCGCAGGGCCCACGCTGTTCCTGCTCCAGGCCTTTGTGGGGAACCTCGGCGAGTACCTGATGGCCTTCCCGCAGCTGATGTTCGAGACCAGCGCCAACTACGTGGGCGGCGAGGATGCCGGATGGTCCGGAGACTGGACCATCTATTACTGGGGCTGGTGGATGAGCTGGTCCCCGTTCGTGGGCATGTTCATCGCGCGGATCTCCCGCGGGCGCACCATCCGCCAGTTCGTCATGGGCGTGCTGCTGGCGCCGACGCTGGTCAGCATCCTGTGGTTCACGATCTTCGGCTCCTCCGGCATCTACTACCAGATGACCGAGGGCGTGATGGTCCAGGACGGCAACGTCGACACCGTCGGCGCCACCTTCTCCCTGCTCGAGCAGCTCCCGCTGGCCTCGATCACCGCAGTGGTGGCGATCCTGGTGATCGCGATCTTCTTCATCACCTCGGGAGACTCCGGATCACTGGTCACCGACGTGCTCTCCTACGGCGGGCGCACCGACACCCCGAAGCTCACCCGGGTGTTCTGGACCATCTTCATCGCGATCACCGCGATCGTGCTGCTGGCAGCCGGGGGCGAGGCCGCGGATGCGGCGCTGCGCGTGCTGCAGGTGACCTCCATCGCCGCGGCGGCTCCGCTGTCCATCGTGATGGTGCTCGCCGTGATCGCGCAGATCCGCATGTTCACCTACGAGACGCAGACCATGCCGCGCTATGTGCGGATCCGTCCCACGGCGAGCAAGACGGCGCTGGTGGACACAGCGCGCCACGGCGTCGAGGGAGACTCGACCCGGGAGGTCCACCGGAACCTCCGCTCCATGGTCACCGGCCAGCGCGCCGCCCTGAAGGGCTTCTTCGGCAGCACCTCGGCGACGCTCTCCGGACTGGAGAAGCCCGCCTCGAAGCAGGCGGACGCCCCGGATGAGTTCTCCGCTGATGACATGGTCTTCGCGATCCAGGACGTGCCGGCCCACTCCACCGTGGTCAACCCGGACACGGGCACCATCGGCTGGGATGAGGACGTGGCGTACCACGACCCGATCGCCGACCAGGTGTTCGAGACCCCGGAGTTCGCTGAGTCCGCCACGGGTCAGCAGTGGGAGTCTGAGCAGATCTACGAGGAGGCCGTGGGGAACGGCGAGTCCGAGTCGACTCCGGGGACCACCCCGGAGGAGAACTCGAAGCGCTGA
- a CDS encoding cation acetate symporter, with the protein MTSTAVVTLAAVLIIVLGVSFISRPRGPSTVDFYLAGQRVGVMTNSWAICGDYLSAASFLGVAAAVYVSGLDGAWYAVGFAAGFVPVLLLIAAPLRRFGEFSLADFLGRRMDSDPVRLASVGVVQLVILAYLVPQSVGGGITWELLVGQGLLGLSPYATGVLLSTAVVAVVVAFGGMRGTTWNQAVQFLLLFAALVWLAVVVTADGFRYGEAVQSLSEAPLANPTLGADGQEWALTEETNHMHPGEPALFGEPGARYGPLGQVALVVTLGLGTAGLPHVMNRYFTSPTGKAARTTTVWVLVLIGAFYSMAIMLGTAARDIIPEAVTGRPWLQELTVNGVLHTPEHALPVLGRIYGEQTGLGLIAAAALIAAMSTVAGLLLASAATWGHDVYERHINPRATQRQAVWAGRITTLLGAALAAGLAIALRPEAFAPAMPSLVATMVTWAFAVAGSALTPVLVLAIWWHRTTAAGSLAGLLTGAVLSVSMFMTAGLITTDWLRELLAAPTLVVAPITVAVVVLVSLRTRAPDGVQAHWVRMHGTAADRRAERMARLTRGGVDAR; encoded by the coding sequence ATGACCTCGACCGCGGTGGTGACCCTGGCCGCCGTACTGATCATCGTGCTCGGGGTATCCTTCATCAGCCGCCCCCGCGGGCCCTCCACGGTGGACTTCTACCTGGCCGGCCAGCGCGTGGGCGTGATGACCAACTCCTGGGCGATCTGCGGAGACTACCTTTCGGCCGCCTCATTCCTGGGCGTGGCCGCCGCGGTCTACGTCTCGGGTCTGGATGGGGCCTGGTACGCGGTGGGTTTCGCCGCCGGCTTCGTTCCGGTGCTGCTGCTCATCGCCGCGCCGCTGCGCCGTTTCGGGGAGTTCTCGCTCGCCGACTTCCTGGGCCGGCGAATGGATTCGGACCCGGTCCGGCTGGCCTCGGTGGGGGTGGTCCAGCTTGTCATCCTCGCCTACCTCGTCCCGCAGTCGGTGGGTGGCGGGATCACCTGGGAGCTGCTGGTCGGCCAGGGCCTGCTGGGGCTCTCTCCGTACGCGACCGGGGTGCTGCTCTCCACGGCGGTGGTCGCCGTCGTCGTCGCCTTCGGTGGGATGCGCGGGACCACCTGGAACCAGGCGGTGCAGTTTCTGCTGCTCTTCGCCGCGCTGGTCTGGCTCGCCGTGGTGGTCACCGCCGATGGCTTCCGCTACGGGGAGGCGGTGCAGTCCCTGAGCGAGGCGCCGCTGGCGAACCCCACCCTCGGCGCCGACGGGCAGGAATGGGCGCTCACCGAGGAGACCAACCACATGCACCCGGGGGAGCCGGCGCTCTTCGGTGAGCCCGGCGCCCGGTACGGGCCGCTGGGCCAGGTCGCGCTGGTGGTCACCCTGGGTCTGGGCACGGCCGGGCTGCCGCATGTGATGAACCGCTACTTCACCTCACCCACCGGGAAGGCCGCCCGCACCACGACCGTCTGGGTGCTGGTGCTCATCGGTGCGTTCTACTCGATGGCGATCATGTTGGGCACCGCCGCCCGGGACATCATCCCCGAAGCGGTCACGGGCAGGCCCTGGCTGCAGGAGCTCACCGTCAACGGGGTGCTGCATACTCCGGAGCACGCGCTGCCGGTGCTCGGCCGGATCTACGGCGAGCAGACCGGGCTGGGGCTGATCGCTGCCGCCGCACTGATCGCTGCGATGTCCACCGTGGCGGGGCTGCTGCTGGCCTCGGCGGCGACCTGGGGCCATGACGTGTATGAGCGCCACATCAACCCGCGCGCCACGCAGCGCCAGGCGGTGTGGGCCGGGCGGATCACCACCCTCCTGGGTGCCGCGCTCGCGGCGGGACTGGCCATCGCGCTGCGTCCCGAGGCGTTCGCCCCGGCCATGCCCTCGCTGGTGGCGACCATGGTGACCTGGGCCTTCGCGGTGGCTGGGTCAGCGCTGACACCGGTGCTGGTGCTGGCCATCTGGTGGCACCGCACGACCGCGGCAGGCTCCCTGGCCGGGCTGCTCACCGGGGCGGTGCTCTCGGTGTCTATGTTCATGACCGCCGGTCTGATCACCACCGACTGGCTGCGGGAGCTGCTCGCCGCGCCGACCCTGGTGGTCGCCCCGATCACCGTGGCGGTGGTGGTGCTGGTCTCGCTGCGCACCAGGGCCCCCGACGGGGTGCAGGCGCACTGGGTGCGGATGCATGGAACAGCCGCGGACCGCCGTGCCGAGCGTATGGCCCGACTGACCCGAGGAGGCGTGGATGCGAGGTAG
- a CDS encoding LytR/AlgR family response regulator transcription factor, whose protein sequence is MHPRALIVDDEAPAREELRFLLEEIGGVQVVGEATNGEEALLLLNSLAYDLVFLDIRMPGLTGLQVAQQLHAAEAPAGSRRPQVIFTTAYPDHAVEAFDLSAADYLVKPFSAERLQRSVQRALAGAEGAASPSAAATAAPAAPGPATPAPQGTQQLVRIPVQRDGRTVLVDGDAIVYAVAARGYASLKLTEDRVLVSFSLNELERRLQGHFFRVHRSYLVNLRYVRELVPDFRGALVLVLNDRQRSRVEVSRRHAPELRRRLGV, encoded by the coding sequence ATGCACCCCCGGGCTCTGATCGTGGACGACGAAGCCCCTGCGCGCGAGGAGCTGCGATTCCTGCTCGAGGAGATCGGAGGTGTCCAGGTGGTCGGAGAGGCCACCAATGGCGAGGAGGCGCTGCTGCTTCTGAACTCCCTGGCCTATGACCTGGTGTTTCTGGACATCCGGATGCCGGGGCTCACCGGGCTTCAGGTCGCGCAGCAGCTGCACGCCGCCGAGGCCCCCGCCGGGTCGCGCAGGCCTCAGGTCATCTTCACCACCGCCTACCCGGATCACGCAGTGGAGGCCTTCGATCTCTCTGCGGCGGACTATCTGGTCAAGCCGTTCTCCGCCGAGCGGCTGCAGCGATCCGTGCAGCGGGCGCTCGCCGGAGCCGAAGGTGCCGCCTCCCCCTCCGCCGCGGCGACGGCGGCCCCCGCAGCGCCGGGTCCGGCTACCCCGGCCCCGCAGGGAACCCAGCAGCTGGTGCGCATCCCGGTGCAGAGAGACGGCCGGACGGTGCTGGTGGACGGGGACGCGATCGTCTACGCGGTGGCGGCGCGGGGATACGCCTCGCTGAAGCTCACCGAGGATCGGGTGCTGGTGTCCTTCTCGCTCAACGAGCTCGAACGACGGCTCCAGGGCCACTTCTTCCGCGTGCACCGCTCATATCTGGTGAATCTGCGCTACGTCCGGGAGCTGGTGCCCGACTTCCGGGGTGCTCTGGTGCTGGTGCTCAACGACCGCCAGCGCAGCCGGGTCGAGGTCTCACGCAGACACGCCCCCGAGCTTCGCAGGCGCCTCGGGGTGTGA
- a CDS encoding NAD-dependent epimerase/dehydratase family protein, producing MRIAVTGSTGKLGTVVARELRAAGHQVIGFDAEGTRGPGFVKLDLTDYGQVIDALGGVGDQHDGVEALVHLAAVPAPGIRTDAATFHNNITATFNVFWAAARLGIERIVYASSETVLGLPFETPPPYIPVDEQYPARPESTYSLVKHLEEQMAIELVRWNPKLSITALRFSNVMNPEDYAEFPGFDSDATLRKWNLWGYIDARDGAQAVQRALEVAGPGFERYIIAAADTVMSRANADLVAEVFPDVELRGELGVNDTLLSIEKARRELGYEPRHSWRDS from the coding sequence ATGAGAATCGCAGTCACCGGATCCACCGGGAAGCTCGGGACCGTCGTCGCGCGGGAGCTGCGCGCCGCGGGGCATCAGGTCATCGGATTCGACGCGGAAGGCACGCGCGGGCCCGGTTTCGTGAAGCTTGACCTCACCGACTACGGGCAGGTCATCGACGCGCTCGGCGGAGTCGGTGATCAGCACGACGGTGTGGAGGCGCTCGTGCACCTGGCGGCCGTTCCGGCGCCTGGGATTCGGACCGACGCGGCCACCTTCCACAACAACATCACCGCGACCTTCAACGTCTTCTGGGCAGCGGCCCGGCTGGGGATAGAGCGCATCGTCTACGCCTCCTCGGAGACCGTGCTCGGGCTGCCCTTTGAGACTCCGCCGCCCTATATCCCGGTCGACGAGCAGTACCCGGCGCGGCCCGAGTCCACTTACTCGCTGGTCAAACATCTCGAGGAGCAGATGGCCATCGAGCTGGTCCGGTGGAACCCGAAGCTCTCGATCACCGCGCTGCGCTTCTCCAACGTGATGAACCCCGAGGACTACGCCGAGTTCCCGGGCTTCGACTCCGATGCGACGCTGCGCAAGTGGAACCTCTGGGGCTACATCGACGCCCGCGACGGCGCCCAGGCCGTCCAGCGCGCCCTCGAGGTCGCCGGACCCGGGTTCGAGCGGTACATCATCGCCGCCGCGGACACGGTGATGTCACGCGCCAATGCGGACCTTGTCGCAGAGGTCTTCCCGGACGTCGAGCTGCGCGGAGAGCTCGGCGTGAATGACACGCTGCTCTCCATCGAGAAGGCCCGCCGCGAGCTGGGCTACGAGCCGAGACACTCCTGGCGCGATTCCTGA
- a CDS encoding VC_2705 family sodium/solute symporter, which translates to MTETQFWTFFFIILTFGIYIIIAWRSRVKETKEFYVASQGVPTLANGAAVAADWMSAASFIGMAGLIAFLGSDGSVYLMGWTGGYVLLALLLAPYLRKWGKFTVPEFVGDRYSESVRIVAAIAAIVVSFTYVVGQMAGGGIVFSRFLNLSVEWGVVLVAVVIFVYAVLGGMKGITYTQVAQYTVLIIAYLIPAFAVAYQTTGIPVPQISYGQILTELDSLSVEFGLNEFTEAFSGRAGGQIDVFLVTLSLMLGTAGLPHVIIRFYTTKTVRGARYSAFWALFFISLLYLTAPAVGAFTKLNLLQGVQGQGPDSLPDWINTWGATGLVTVNEDAESIQTVSNLATSGADLIVNNDILVLASPEIGGLPAPIVGLMAAGGMAAAMSTAAGLLLVISSAASHDLYFRVFKKNGASEKEQMMVGRIAMGVAILFAIWAGINPPAFVAQVVAFAFGLAAASFFPILILGIFWKKANGPGATAGMLTGLAFTGTYMIYTLEVFGTSANEHILNVSPEGIGAVGAAVNFVVTIVVSKLTAPPSAAVQEMVEDIRYPQTRKAAVRS; encoded by the coding sequence GTGACTGAGACCCAGTTCTGGACGTTCTTCTTCATCATCCTGACCTTCGGGATCTACATCATCATCGCCTGGCGCTCCCGGGTGAAGGAGACCAAGGAGTTCTACGTCGCCTCTCAGGGGGTCCCGACACTCGCCAACGGCGCGGCAGTCGCGGCCGACTGGATGAGCGCGGCCAGCTTCATCGGCATGGCAGGGCTCATCGCCTTCCTGGGCTCTGACGGCTCGGTCTACCTGATGGGCTGGACCGGCGGCTACGTGCTGCTGGCCCTGCTGCTGGCGCCCTACCTGCGCAAATGGGGCAAGTTCACGGTGCCGGAGTTCGTGGGCGATCGGTACTCCGAGTCGGTGCGCATCGTGGCGGCCATCGCCGCCATCGTGGTCTCCTTCACCTACGTGGTCGGTCAGATGGCCGGCGGCGGCATCGTGTTCAGCCGGTTCCTGAACCTCTCGGTGGAGTGGGGCGTGGTGCTGGTCGCCGTCGTCATCTTCGTCTACGCCGTGCTCGGCGGGATGAAGGGGATCACCTACACCCAGGTGGCGCAGTACACCGTGCTGATCATCGCCTACCTGATTCCGGCCTTCGCCGTGGCCTACCAGACCACGGGGATCCCGGTTCCGCAGATCTCCTACGGACAGATCCTCACGGAGCTGGACTCGCTCAGCGTGGAGTTCGGCCTCAACGAGTTCACCGAGGCGTTCTCCGGTCGGGCCGGCGGCCAGATCGACGTGTTCCTGGTGACGCTCTCGCTGATGCTGGGCACAGCGGGGCTGCCGCATGTGATCATCCGGTTCTACACCACCAAGACGGTCCGCGGCGCACGCTACTCGGCTTTCTGGGCGCTGTTCTTCATCTCGCTGCTCTACCTCACCGCCCCTGCGGTGGGGGCCTTCACCAAGCTGAACCTGCTCCAGGGCGTGCAGGGCCAGGGCCCGGACTCGCTGCCGGATTGGATCAACACCTGGGGCGCGACCGGTCTGGTGACGGTGAACGAGGACGCCGAGTCGATCCAGACCGTCTCCAACCTCGCCACCTCCGGGGCGGATCTGATCGTGAACAACGACATCCTGGTCCTGGCCTCCCCCGAGATCGGCGGACTGCCGGCCCCGATCGTGGGACTGATGGCCGCCGGCGGCATGGCGGCCGCCATGTCCACCGCGGCGGGCCTGCTGCTGGTCATCTCCTCGGCCGCCTCGCATGACCTCTACTTCCGGGTCTTCAAGAAGAACGGCGCCTCCGAGAAGGAGCAGATGATGGTCGGTCGCATCGCGATGGGCGTGGCCATCCTCTTCGCCATCTGGGCCGGCATCAACCCACCGGCCTTCGTGGCCCAGGTGGTCGCGTTCGCCTTCGGACTGGCGGCGGCGAGCTTCTTCCCGATCCTGATCCTGGGGATCTTCTGGAAGAAGGCCAACGGCCCCGGCGCCACGGCAGGCATGCTGACCGGTCTGGCGTTCACCGGCACCTACATGATCTACACGCTGGAGGTCTTCGGCACCAGCGCGAACGAACACATCCTCAACGTCTCCCCCGAGGGCATCGGCGCGGTCGGCGCGGCAGTGAACTTCGTGGTCACCATCGTGGTCTCGAAGCTGACGGCACCGCCCAGCGCCGCGGTCCAGGAGATGGTCGAAGATATCCGGTACCCGCAGACCCGAAAGGCGGCAGTGCGTTCCTGA
- a CDS encoding aldo/keto reductase, whose protein sequence is MATVPTITLNDGATIPQLGFGVWQVPAEDAEKVVAEALKVGYRHLDNAAVYGNEEGVGRAIAASGVPREELFITTKVWVNDFKAGNTKQALRTSLEKLGVDYVDLYLIHWPSPADEAYLDAWKAMEEMQAEGLIRSIGVSNFLPEHLDRVVEAGTVVPAINQVEIHPALQQREIQEANERHGIKTQAWSPLAQGAVFEDEPVKAAAEAHGVSPAQVVIRWHLQRGRILFPKSVTPERIASNFDVFGFELSEEELSAIDGLERDGRTGPNPGEFNPS, encoded by the coding sequence ATGGCTACTGTTCCCACAATCACACTCAACGATGGTGCTACCATCCCGCAGCTCGGCTTCGGGGTCTGGCAGGTTCCGGCGGAGGACGCCGAGAAGGTGGTCGCCGAAGCGCTGAAGGTCGGGTACCGGCATCTCGACAACGCCGCCGTCTACGGCAACGAAGAAGGCGTGGGACGGGCCATCGCAGCCTCCGGCGTTCCCCGCGAGGAGCTCTTCATCACCACCAAGGTGTGGGTCAATGACTTCAAGGCCGGAAACACCAAGCAGGCGCTGCGCACGTCACTGGAGAAGCTCGGCGTGGACTACGTGGATCTCTACCTGATCCACTGGCCATCCCCTGCGGATGAGGCCTACCTCGACGCATGGAAGGCCATGGAAGAGATGCAGGCCGAGGGTCTGATCCGCAGCATCGGCGTCTCGAACTTCCTCCCCGAGCACCTTGACCGGGTTGTCGAGGCTGGCACCGTCGTGCCGGCGATCAACCAGGTGGAGATCCACCCGGCGCTGCAGCAGCGCGAGATCCAGGAGGCCAACGAGCGCCACGGCATCAAGACCCAGGCCTGGAGCCCGCTGGCCCAGGGCGCGGTCTTCGAGGATGAGCCGGTCAAGGCAGCCGCCGAAGCCCATGGCGTCTCCCCGGCGCAGGTGGTCATCCGCTGGCACCTGCAGCGCGGCCGGATCCTGTTCCCGAAGTCTGTGACTCCGGAACGCATCGCGTCGAACTTCGACGTGTTCGGCTTCGAGCTCAGTGAAGAGGAGCTCTCGGCCATCGACGGGCTGGAGCGCGACGGGCGGACCGGTCCGAACCCGGGCGAGTTCAACCCCTCCTGA
- a CDS encoding CBS domain-containing protein produces MEHISPFAARPPGPPAAVSPQDAGIARVADLMSPVESVVSVTAPLRDAAELVHGLDTAAVVLGLSHQPLGLITAASLNEAAQKHPQDWQKKRCAALLGGAPHPVSPEDSIEDVLSRYRRAGAHPLLVLDAGEAVGVLYPDPVFSWCLTQPSSVFDALGLGPDPR; encoded by the coding sequence ATGGAGCACATCTCACCTTTTGCCGCCCGGCCTCCCGGGCCCCCCGCCGCAGTGTCCCCGCAGGACGCGGGAATCGCCCGAGTCGCTGATCTCATGTCGCCGGTGGAGTCGGTGGTCTCAGTGACCGCGCCGCTGCGCGACGCCGCCGAGCTGGTGCACGGACTTGATACTGCCGCCGTCGTCCTCGGGCTCTCGCACCAGCCGCTGGGCCTGATCACCGCCGCGTCCCTGAACGAGGCTGCGCAGAAGCACCCGCAGGACTGGCAGAAGAAGCGCTGCGCCGCCCTGCTCGGCGGCGCCCCGCATCCGGTGTCCCCGGAGGACTCGATCGAGGACGTGCTGAGCCGTTACCGCCGGGCCGGAGCCCACCCGCTGCTGGTGCTCGACGCCGGTGAGGCAGTAGGCGTCCTTTACCCGGACCCGGTTTTCAGCTGGTGCCTCACCCAGCCCTCCTCGGTCTTCGACGCGCTGGGACTCGGCCCCGATCCCCGCTGA
- a CDS encoding DUF4212 domain-containing protein has product MSDVAHEGISGGPPEAEDISWRKRYWKKNLRLMITLLAIWFTVSFGFGILLIEPLNNIVILGFPLGLWFAQQGSIYVFVILILVYALWMDRIDDEFGVAERNEEGGYK; this is encoded by the coding sequence ATGTCCGATGTGGCACATGAGGGCATCTCCGGCGGTCCGCCAGAGGCGGAGGACATCAGCTGGCGCAAGCGCTACTGGAAAAAGAACCTCCGGCTGATGATCACGCTGCTGGCCATATGGTTCACCGTCTCCTTCGGCTTCGGCATTCTGCTGATCGAGCCGCTGAACAACATCGTGATCCTGGGCTTCCCGCTGGGCCTGTGGTTCGCCCAGCAGGGCTCCATCTACGTCTTCGTCATCCTGATTCTGGTCTACGCGCTGTGGATGGACCGGATCGACGACGAGTTCGGGGTGGCCGAGCGCAATGAAGAGGGTGGCTACAAGTGA